A single Myxococcales bacterium DNA region contains:
- a CDS encoding TetR/AcrR family transcriptional regulator, with product MRYPAGHKDEVRARIVRVASRALRRHGLSGVSIPDLMKDAGMTHGGFYTHFKDRDDLLAAAVRAAADETATGVLAADHPLSESLGRYLSQAHLDHPESGCVLAALGTEAAKQPPRVRKAFAEIARGFVRLWERPRAAPKAATLEVSDEALVRAATIVGAVVLGRLFDERSLSERLLKAAHQAVTR from the coding sequence ATGCGATATCCGGCGGGGCATAAGGACGAAGTCCGGGCGCGCATTGTACGCGTCGCGTCGCGTGCGCTTCGCCGCCACGGCTTGAGCGGCGTCAGCATTCCGGACCTGATGAAAGACGCCGGCATGACCCACGGCGGCTTTTACACGCATTTCAAAGATCGCGACGACCTGCTGGCGGCGGCCGTACGCGCTGCCGCAGACGAGACCGCCACGGGCGTGCTTGCGGCCGATCATCCCCTTTCGGAGAGCCTCGGCCGCTATCTCTCGCAGGCGCACCTCGACCATCCCGAATCCGGCTGCGTCCTGGCCGCGCTTGGCACGGAGGCCGCCAAACAGCCCCCGCGCGTGCGTAAGGCCTTCGCGGAGATCGCGCGGGGCTTCGTCAGGCTGTGGGAGCGCCCGCGCGCCGCCCCCAAAGCCGCCACCCTCGAGGTGAGCGACGAGGCCTTGGTGCGCGCCGCCACCATCGTGGGCGCCGTGGTCCTCGGTCGGCTCTTCGACGAACGCTCTCTTTCCGAACGCTTGCTGAAAGCAGCGCACCAAGCGGTGACTCGCTAG
- a CDS encoding radical SAM protein, which translates to MRILLITPPMIQLNTPYPATAYLTGFLRHQSEVPGVVVAQADAALALFLRVFSRQGLTAVRAELERQAGSSPPSPSVSFFLENAERYIDTVDAAIKFLQGRDPTLALRIGGRDFLPEGPRFGALEGGGDDQLAWAFGTLGTVDQAKHLASLFVDDLADVMRTGIDPRFELSRYAESLADSTPTFEPLRQALEGPPTLIDTWLDEITRALVSEHEPELLGLTVPFPGNVYGAFRIARAAKALMPKLRVVLGGGYVNTELRTLREPRVFDYVDYITLDDGERPLLALIAHLQAAASPRPPLFRTFAREGNEVVLRSNEEMHDVSHRDIGTPTYEGLPLREYVSLFEMLNPMHRLWSDGRWNKLTVAHGCYWKKCSFCDISLDYIGRYDPASADVLVDRIEALIDETGQTGFHFVDEAAPPAGLRALAQRLLERRVVITWWGNIRFEKTFTPELVELLARSGCVAVSGGLEVASDRLLKLMQKGVTVAQVARVTRAFTEAGVMVHAYLMYGFPSQTEQETIDALERVRQLFEEGCIQSAYWHRLAATAHSPIGLAPERFGIRLHPQPEVRFARNELAFVDPTGTDHDFLGRGLRKALYNYMHGLGFDADVRSWFRDPSDRRARRVPPTRVAPDLVRQALTER; encoded by the coding sequence ATGCGCATTCTCTTGATCACCCCGCCCATGATTCAGCTGAACACGCCGTATCCCGCCACGGCGTACCTCACGGGGTTTCTGCGTCACCAGAGTGAGGTTCCCGGGGTCGTGGTCGCGCAGGCTGATGCCGCGCTGGCTTTGTTTTTGCGTGTCTTCAGCCGGCAAGGCCTGACGGCTGTGCGGGCAGAGCTCGAGCGCCAAGCCGGCAGCTCTCCCCCCTCGCCGTCGGTGAGCTTTTTCCTGGAGAACGCCGAGCGCTACATCGACACCGTGGATGCCGCCATCAAGTTCTTGCAAGGCCGCGATCCCACCTTGGCTCTGCGTATCGGCGGGCGTGACTTCTTGCCGGAAGGCCCGCGCTTTGGCGCGCTCGAAGGCGGAGGTGATGACCAACTGGCGTGGGCGTTCGGAACCTTGGGGACCGTCGACCAGGCCAAGCACCTTGCCAGCTTGTTCGTGGATGACCTGGCCGACGTCATGCGCACCGGCATCGATCCCAGGTTCGAGCTGTCTCGCTACGCCGAATCCCTGGCGGATAGCACCCCCACCTTCGAGCCTCTGCGGCAGGCGCTCGAAGGGCCGCCCACGTTGATCGATACGTGGCTCGATGAAATCACACGCGCGCTCGTTTCGGAACACGAGCCGGAGCTCTTGGGGTTGACCGTGCCCTTTCCGGGAAACGTGTATGGTGCGTTTCGCATCGCCCGGGCCGCGAAAGCCCTCATGCCCAAGCTTCGGGTGGTGCTGGGCGGTGGCTACGTGAACACGGAGCTGCGCACGCTTCGCGAGCCCCGTGTCTTCGACTACGTCGACTACATCACCCTCGATGACGGAGAACGGCCCTTGCTCGCGCTCATCGCTCATCTGCAGGCGGCTGCGTCCCCGCGCCCACCCCTGTTTCGCACGTTCGCGCGTGAAGGGAACGAGGTGGTGTTGCGAAGCAACGAAGAGATGCACGACGTTTCCCATCGCGACATCGGCACACCCACCTACGAGGGCCTGCCCCTGCGTGAGTACGTTTCGCTCTTCGAGATGCTGAACCCCATGCACCGGCTCTGGTCGGATGGCCGCTGGAACAAGCTGACGGTGGCTCATGGCTGCTATTGGAAAAAGTGCAGCTTCTGTGACATCTCGCTCGATTACATCGGGCGCTACGATCCCGCCAGCGCCGATGTCCTCGTGGATCGCATCGAGGCCTTGATCGACGAAACCGGACAAACGGGTTTTCACTTCGTCGACGAAGCCGCCCCGCCTGCAGGCTTACGCGCGCTGGCGCAGCGGCTGTTGGAGCGGCGGGTGGTGATCACGTGGTGGGGCAACATTCGCTTCGAAAAGACGTTCACACCCGAGCTGGTCGAGCTTCTGGCGCGCTCGGGCTGCGTGGCAGTCAGCGGTGGACTTGAAGTGGCCTCCGACCGGTTGTTGAAGCTCATGCAAAAAGGGGTGACCGTGGCGCAGGTGGCGCGGGTCACGCGCGCGTTCACGGAGGCCGGTGTCATGGTTCACGCCTACCTGATGTACGGGTTCCCGAGCCAAACCGAACAGGAGACCATCGATGCGCTCGAGCGTGTGCGCCAGCTCTTCGAGGAGGGGTGCATTCAATCGGCGTATTGGCACCGCCTGGCTGCCACGGCCCATAGCCCCATCGGTCTTGCGCCCGAGCGCTTCGGCATTCGCCTGCATCCCCAGCCTGAGGTTCGTTTTGCACGCAACGAACTGGCGTTCGTGGATCCGACCGGGACGGATCACGACTTTCTCGGCCGAGGGCTGCGCAAGGCCCTCTACAACTACATGCATGGCCTGGGCTTCGATGCGGACGTTCGGTCCTGGTTCCGCGACCCTTCCGATCGTCGGGCCCGACGTGTGCCCCCCACACGCGTGGCTCCCGATCTCGTACGCCAGGCGCTGACGGAACGATAA
- a CDS encoding SRPBCC domain-containing protein — translation MQCLEDTNDEVKSAPRIRTRGSLAVLLVMLAACASVPPVGQGANQIATTDDPAEIHWPQSYQPEDATFFVHNETEVLAPPEVVWDILVQAEAWPTWYEGAQDVKVRSSRGRLHEAASFTWTTMGLDFTSTVEEWHPPTRLSWESRKRSIKGYHAWLLVPTETGCRLVTDEAQFGFLAFMQKIFIPNKLHRLHDVWLAEIKRKAEAAHARDATGPGKAGPLAAGQEGTP, via the coding sequence ATGCAATGCCTTGAAGATACGAACGACGAAGTCAAATCGGCCCCGCGCATCAGGACGCGCGGATCCCTCGCCGTCTTGCTGGTCATGCTGGCCGCTTGTGCCAGCGTGCCCCCGGTCGGGCAAGGCGCGAACCAGATTGCCACGACGGACGATCCGGCAGAGATCCACTGGCCCCAGAGCTACCAGCCAGAGGACGCCACCTTCTTCGTTCACAACGAGACCGAGGTGCTGGCACCACCCGAGGTCGTCTGGGACATCCTCGTTCAAGCCGAGGCCTGGCCCACGTGGTACGAAGGCGCTCAGGACGTCAAGGTCCGCTCTTCCCGCGGGCGTTTGCATGAAGCCGCGTCCTTCACGTGGACGACGATGGGCCTCGACTTCACCTCCACCGTCGAAGAGTGGCATCCGCCCACGCGCCTGAGCTGGGAATCCCGCAAGCGCTCGATCAAGGGCTACCACGCCTGGCTTTTGGTGCCCACCGAGACCGGATGCCGTTTGGTCACGGACGAAGCGCAGTTTGGGTTCCTGGCCTTCATGCAGAAGATCTTCATTCCCAACAAACTGCACCGGCTCCATGACGTGTGGCTTGCCGAGATCAAAAGGAAAGCTGAAGCCGCCCACGCACGGGACGCGACCGGGCCGGGCAAGGCAGGCCCTCTTGCCGCCGGTCAGGAAGGAACGCCATGA
- a CDS encoding rhomboid family intramembrane serine protease translates to MRMPRAVALLIALVLVVSVAAAVTSRNASVSLGALLVLLPSAVVQGQLWRLVTWPFLEGDPLGLLFSCYALYWVGRDLTEQWGQSRFLLRALGLTLVTGVLTTGLALLWPGLGAAGAWPVLSGLIVMWGLVFRTRSLHFLGGFSLTGLRVAQVAVGITVLYALFVGLAPFVPHFIAEALGFVVMSGWRLRRGSPPATKKQRGPAQVFSFADWHAENEKNRKN, encoded by the coding sequence GTGCGCATGCCGCGCGCCGTCGCCCTGCTGATTGCACTCGTGCTGGTGGTGTCGGTGGCGGCCGCGGTGACCAGCCGCAACGCCAGCGTGTCGCTCGGGGCGCTCTTGGTGCTGCTGCCCTCGGCCGTTGTGCAGGGGCAGCTCTGGCGGCTCGTCACCTGGCCCTTTTTGGAAGGCGACCCGCTCGGCCTGCTGTTCTCCTGCTACGCGCTTTATTGGGTGGGACGCGACCTCACCGAACAGTGGGGGCAAAGTCGCTTTTTGCTGCGCGCGCTTGGGCTGACCCTGGTCACGGGCGTGCTCACCACAGGGCTGGCTTTGCTGTGGCCGGGGCTGGGCGCCGCAGGGGCGTGGCCGGTGCTGTCGGGGTTGATCGTGATGTGGGGCCTTGTGTTTCGCACCCGCTCCTTGCATTTTCTGGGCGGTTTTTCGCTGACAGGCCTTCGCGTGGCTCAAGTGGCCGTGGGCATTACCGTGCTCTACGCATTGTTCGTGGGGCTGGCCCCCTTCGTCCCCCACTTCATCGCGGAAGCGCTGGGGTTCGTGGTGATGAGCGGCTGGCGCCTGCGGCGGGGATCTCCGCCGGCGACGAAAAAACAACGAGGGCCCGCCCAGGTGTTCTCGTTCGCAGACTGGCACGCCGAAAACGAAAAGAACCGAAAGAACTGA
- a CDS encoding pirin family protein, whose amino-acid sequence MGDGFRVAGYFSLIPDAARRLDPFLMLDYHPPYTYEPAARARGVGVHPHRGFETVTLAWQGRVAHHDSSGGGGVIGPGDVQWMTAASGVLHKEYHEESFARQGGTFHMAQLWVNLPAKHKMDPPRYQALTASQMGQVALPNAAGHVRIIAGEYAGTRGPALTFSPMSVLDVHVNAAAPFHLPIPPSWNAAALVMKGDVTLPGGERAAQNDFIVFGKGGDHIEMEAGTDTQLLVLCGEPLAEPIVQYGPFVMNTKREIEQAFLDLQQGKFGQLED is encoded by the coding sequence GTGGGGGACGGCTTTCGCGTGGCCGGATACTTTTCGCTCATCCCCGACGCCGCCCGCCGCCTCGACCCCTTCTTGATGCTCGATTATCACCCCCCCTACACCTACGAGCCTGCGGCGCGGGCCCGCGGTGTGGGCGTGCACCCGCACCGCGGCTTCGAAACGGTCACCCTGGCCTGGCAGGGACGAGTGGCCCACCACGACAGCAGCGGCGGCGGGGGTGTCATCGGCCCTGGCGACGTGCAGTGGATGACGGCAGCCTCGGGTGTGCTCCACAAGGAGTACCACGAGGAAAGCTTCGCGCGGCAAGGCGGCACCTTCCACATGGCCCAGCTCTGGGTGAACCTGCCCGCGAAGCACAAGATGGATCCTCCGCGCTACCAGGCCCTCACCGCCAGCCAGATGGGGCAGGTGGCGTTGCCGAACGCGGCCGGCCACGTACGCATCATCGCGGGCGAATATGCGGGCACGCGGGGCCCCGCCCTGACGTTTTCCCCCATGAGCGTGCTCGACGTTCACGTGAACGCAGCCGCCCCCTTCCACCTGCCGATCCCGCCGTCGTGGAACGCGGCAGCGCTCGTGATGAAAGGCGACGTCACGCTCCCCGGGGGGGAACGAGCGGCGCAAAACGACTTCATCGTCTTTGGCAAGGGGGGGGACCACATCGAGATGGAGGCCGGCACCGACACGCAGCTGCTCGTGCTGTGTGGCGAGCCCCTCGCCGAGCCCATCGTTCAGTACGGTCCCTTCGTGATGAACACGAAGCGCGAGATCGAACAGGCCTTCTTGGACCTGCAGCAGGGCAAGTTCGGCCAGCTCGAGGACTGA
- a CDS encoding SDR family NAD(P)-dependent oxidoreductase, which yields MTSLQRRLREQYGPWAVVTGASDGIGRAFAHSLASAGMSLVLVARREPVLQALAEELSREHPIQTRVLAADLGSPAGLAAVISGTQDLDVGLLIAAAGFGTGGPFLDADLDNELNMLAVNCHAVTALCHAFGRRFVTRGRGGLVLMSSLVAFQGVPRAAHYAATKAYVQSLAEGLRLELSPRGVDVVASAPGPVHSGFAARAHMTMGFAQTPTQVAAGTLAALGRRTTVRPGWLAKLLEASLALLPRWGRVRVMAAVMASMTKTPEGQRPQ from the coding sequence ATGACGTCTCTGCAGCGGCGGCTCCGCGAACAGTACGGGCCCTGGGCCGTCGTGACAGGTGCCTCTGACGGCATCGGCCGGGCGTTTGCGCACAGCTTGGCATCGGCCGGCATGTCCTTGGTTCTCGTGGCCCGCCGCGAGCCGGTCCTTCAGGCCCTTGCTGAGGAGCTGTCACGGGAGCACCCGATTCAAACGCGGGTGCTGGCCGCGGACCTCGGGAGCCCCGCAGGCCTCGCCGCCGTGATTTCCGGCACCCAGGATCTGGACGTGGGTTTGCTCATCGCCGCGGCGGGGTTTGGGACGGGAGGTCCGTTTCTGGATGCCGATCTCGACAATGAGCTGAACATGCTCGCCGTCAACTGCCACGCGGTCACGGCGCTTTGCCACGCATTTGGTCGACGCTTCGTCACGCGGGGGCGGGGCGGCCTCGTGCTCATGAGCTCGCTGGTGGCGTTTCAGGGTGTACCCCGCGCCGCGCATTACGCAGCAACCAAGGCGTACGTGCAGTCACTCGCTGAAGGGCTGCGGCTGGAGCTCAGCCCCCGGGGCGTTGACGTCGTCGCCAGCGCCCCGGGCCCCGTCCACAGCGGCTTTGCGGCGCGGGCGCACATGACCATGGGGTTCGCACAAACACCAACCCAGGTGGCCGCTGGCACGCTTGCAGCGCTTGGGCGGCGGACCACGGTGCGCCCGGGGTGGCTGGCCAAGCTGCTCGAAGCGTCTTTGGCCCTCTTGCCGAGGTGGGGCCGCGTGCGGGTGATGGCGGCCGTGATGGCCTCGATGACCAAAACGCCCGAGGGTCAGCGGCCCCAATGA
- a CDS encoding AbrB/MazE/SpoVT family DNA-binding domain-containing protein, translating to MADITKVSERGQSAIPARLRREHGVSPGTELVWEAVGPDEWRVRIRRAPPASPNPSAMRGFARRFRAVRTTKSWMDELREGEE from the coding sequence ATGGCGGACATAACAAAGGTATCCGAGCGCGGCCAGAGCGCCATTCCCGCGCGCTTGCGTCGCGAGCACGGGGTCTCGCCGGGAACCGAACTCGTGTGGGAGGCCGTTGGCCCCGACGAGTGGCGCGTCCGCATCCGGCGCGCGCCCCCGGCGTCCCCCAACCCCTCGGCGATGCGAGGATTCGCAAGGCGGTTTCGAGCGGTCAGAACGACCAAGAGTTGGATGGACGAGCTTCGCGAGGGTGAAGAGTAG
- a CDS encoding altronate dehydratase family protein produces MKVSSLSPVLRLHPEDQVVIARRTLPPGTEVEEGGAVLRITTEVPAGHKLATAAIPAGGPVRRYGQVIGFATQRIEPGEHVHLHNLGFRDLDQQHAFGVDVAPTAFAPAGATFDGFVRADGRVGTRNYVGILTSVNCSATVARMIADEFRPAPRGGDNPLAAFPFVDGVVALTHKLGCGMGTGEGLDVLRRTIAGFARHPNFAAVIVVGLGCEVNQAPELVRVGKVGEVRPRLPVFTIQAEGGTRKSVARGVALVRELLPEANQHRRRPVPLSHLTVGLQCGGSDGLSGVTANPALGVASDRVVQHGGSVILAETPETYGAEHLLTRRAVSPEVGQKLVDLMAWWRDYAERNGGDLDNNPSPGNKTGGITTILEKSLGAAAKAGTTNLVDVLRYAESVKKPGLNFMDSPGYDPVSSTGEVASGANVVCFTTGRGSAYGCVPTPSLKLATNTALFTYMEEDMDINCGSIVDGTETLEACGERIFQQIVRVASGEKTKSELLGYGEAEFAPWPLGAVM; encoded by the coding sequence ATGAAGGTTTCGTCACTCAGTCCCGTTTTGCGTTTGCACCCCGAAGACCAGGTCGTGATTGCGCGGCGCACGCTGCCGCCCGGGACCGAGGTCGAAGAGGGGGGGGCCGTGCTTCGTATCACCACCGAGGTTCCGGCAGGACACAAGCTCGCCACTGCCGCCATCCCTGCGGGAGGGCCCGTCCGGCGGTACGGCCAAGTGATTGGCTTTGCCACCCAGCGCATCGAGCCTGGTGAGCATGTCCACCTGCACAACTTGGGCTTTCGTGACCTCGACCAGCAGCACGCGTTTGGTGTCGATGTGGCGCCGACCGCGTTTGCCCCTGCCGGGGCCACCTTCGACGGCTTCGTCCGCGCCGATGGCCGCGTGGGCACCCGGAACTACGTGGGGATTCTCACCTCCGTCAATTGTTCGGCCACCGTGGCCCGCATGATCGCCGATGAGTTTCGGCCCGCGCCTCGGGGTGGGGACAACCCGCTCGCGGCGTTTCCGTTCGTGGATGGCGTGGTGGCGCTCACGCACAAACTCGGGTGCGGCATGGGCACGGGTGAAGGGCTGGATGTCTTGCGGCGCACGATCGCCGGCTTTGCGCGCCACCCGAACTTCGCGGCGGTGATCGTGGTGGGGCTCGGCTGCGAGGTCAACCAGGCGCCCGAGCTGGTACGGGTGGGCAAGGTGGGGGAGGTGAGGCCCCGTTTGCCCGTGTTCACGATTCAAGCGGAGGGGGGCACCCGCAAGTCGGTGGCCCGTGGGGTGGCTCTCGTGCGCGAACTCTTGCCCGAGGCGAACCAGCACCGGCGCCGCCCCGTGCCGCTGTCGCACCTGACCGTGGGTCTGCAGTGTGGCGGCTCCGACGGGCTTTCGGGCGTCACGGCCAACCCGGCGCTGGGTGTGGCTTCGGACCGGGTGGTGCAACACGGCGGCAGCGTGATTTTGGCGGAGACCCCCGAGACCTATGGCGCCGAACATCTGCTCACCCGCCGTGCCGTATCGCCCGAGGTGGGCCAGAAGCTGGTCGACCTCATGGCCTGGTGGCGCGACTACGCGGAACGCAACGGCGGCGATCTCGACAACAACCCTTCGCCGGGCAACAAAACCGGCGGCATCACCACCATCCTGGAAAAGTCGCTGGGGGCGGCAGCCAAGGCGGGCACCACGAACCTGGTGGACGTGCTCAGGTACGCCGAATCCGTGAAAAAACCCGGGCTGAACTTCATGGACAGCCCCGGCTACGATCCCGTTTCGTCCACAGGTGAAGTGGCTTCGGGTGCGAACGTGGTGTGCTTCACCACGGGGCGCGGCTCGGCCTATGGCTGCGTGCCCACGCCCTCGTTGAAGCTGGCCACGAACACCGCTCTTTTTACCTACATGGAAGAGGACATGGACATCAACTGCGGGAGCATCGTGGACGGCACCGAAACCCTCGAGGCCTGCGGCGAACGCATTTTCCAGCAGATCGTCCGCGTGGCGAGCGGCGAAAAGACGAAGAGCGAGCTTCTCGGCTATGGTGAGGCAGAGTTTGCGCCCTGGCCCCTTGGCGCCGTGATGTGA
- a CDS encoding DUF1287 domain-containing protein: protein MRFAGFVAGLVFTALSWAAAARGEALPQEANSLATRFYTLAPVEVRRAPSLRAPVVARLFANETVWVIDPNLRDGVGPPMAEVKVGQARGFVPRDVLSDVVVEVYKAERRAVLLKGTTVVESFPIALGADAPSGDKAQRGDRATPEGRFFISLREEAPSPERYGARSMLLSYPAASHARKGVGAGLIDVPSYKRILTQLRAGHTPQQTTRLGGSIRIHGGGSRPDWTLGCIALSDEHVKRLFALTAQGTRVDVFSSRQAAEEARTHLAARIEAGAREQLTRPALYTERAMSYARLAYPGGDIPPDHAVCSDIVVRAMRAAGLDLQALVYEDRLLRAAAYPRTRAPDWSIDHRRVKNLVTFFDRFAEPVPLEETPFAPGEIVFFETGIANGSPYDHVGIVSGARASPSVINIWAPGAHTASMPLLGQSYPVVTARYRLSARLRGW, encoded by the coding sequence ATGCGCTTTGCAGGTTTTGTCGCAGGTCTCGTGTTCACCGCTTTGTCGTGGGCGGCTGCCGCGCGAGGCGAAGCGCTGCCGCAAGAGGCAAACAGCCTGGCCACGCGCTTTTACACGCTCGCCCCCGTGGAGGTGCGTCGGGCGCCCTCGCTGCGGGCGCCGGTCGTTGCCCGTCTTTTCGCCAACGAGACCGTGTGGGTGATTGACCCGAACCTCAGGGACGGGGTGGGGCCCCCGATGGCCGAGGTGAAGGTGGGCCAGGCGCGTGGCTTCGTTCCTCGGGACGTCCTCTCCGACGTGGTCGTCGAGGTGTACAAGGCAGAGCGGCGCGCGGTTTTGCTGAAGGGAACCACGGTGGTGGAGAGCTTTCCGATCGCGCTGGGGGCCGACGCCCCTTCCGGCGACAAAGCGCAACGAGGTGACCGCGCGACGCCCGAGGGGCGCTTCTTCATCAGTCTGCGCGAAGAGGCCCCTTCACCCGAGCGCTACGGCGCGCGTTCGATGCTGCTCAGCTATCCCGCGGCCTCCCATGCACGCAAGGGCGTGGGCGCGGGGCTCATCGACGTGCCCTCGTACAAGCGGATCCTGACGCAGCTGCGTGCGGGCCACACCCCACAGCAGACCACGCGTCTAGGGGGTTCGATACGAATCCACGGCGGTGGCTCCCGTCCCGATTGGACCTTGGGGTGCATTGCGCTTTCGGACGAGCACGTCAAACGCCTGTTTGCTCTGACCGCGCAGGGCACACGGGTTGACGTCTTTTCTTCACGCCAAGCGGCCGAAGAGGCCCGAACGCACCTGGCGGCGCGGATCGAAGCGGGAGCCCGGGAGCAGCTGACACGACCCGCGCTCTACACCGAGCGGGCCATGAGCTATGCGCGGCTTGCGTATCCCGGGGGGGACATTCCGCCAGACCATGCCGTCTGCAGTGACATCGTCGTGAGGGCGATGCGCGCGGCAGGGCTCGATCTGCAAGCGCTCGTGTACGAGGATCGTCTGCTGCGGGCCGCCGCCTACCCGCGCACCCGGGCTCCCGATTGGTCGATCGATCATCGGCGCGTGAAGAACCTGGTGACCTTTTTCGATCGCTTCGCCGAACCCGTGCCGCTCGAAGAGACTCCGTTTGCGCCTGGCGAAATCGTGTTCTTCGAGACGGGCATCGCCAATGGCTCGCCCTACGATCACGTCGGCATCGTGTCGGGGGCGCGGGCTTCACCCTCCGTCATCAACATCTGGGCGCCCGGCGCGCACACCGCGTCCATGCCGCTGCTGGGGCAATCCTACCCCGTCGTCACGGCCCGCTATCGCCTCTCGGCGCGGCTTCGGGGGTGGTGA
- the dbpA gene encoding ATP-dependent RNA helicase DbpA produces the protein MPSFADLGLPEPLARATTVLGFDTLTPIQAHSVPVMLAGQDVIAQATTGSGKTVAFGLGVLARVRPEDARVQALVLCPTRELAEQVSGELRRLARFIPNVKLVTLCGGVPVRTQTPSLVPAPQIVVGTPGRLLDHLRRDTLDLSGLQVLVLDEADRMLDMGFLDAIDDVVKAAPRTRQTFLFSATYTDEVRQVSRRFQTKPAEITVAAHEAAPAVRQVFHEVSPEERLTALRSLLLAAAGESALVFCHTRKDTREVAAALRADGFAALALHGELEQRERDEVLLRFAHRSCTILVATDVAARGLDIKGLPLVISWELPLDPHIHVHRIGRTGRAGQEGLALALCAPGERDRAAAIALPHKQALSWEPLPPLPENRTPPAAPRVTWVVEGGRQDKLRPGDLLGAFVAEFALTGDAVGKIDVVKERAYISLAPAFTSELQAKLKAGQGKVKVKGKLFRMSLLADPSRGRS, from the coding sequence ATGCCTAGCTTTGCCGATCTGGGGTTACCCGAGCCTCTCGCCCGCGCCACGACCGTTTTGGGTTTCGATACCTTGACGCCCATCCAGGCGCACAGTGTGCCCGTGATGCTGGCCGGCCAGGACGTGATCGCGCAGGCCACGACCGGGAGCGGCAAAACGGTGGCGTTTGGCTTGGGTGTGCTGGCACGGGTGCGGCCTGAAGACGCACGGGTACAGGCCCTGGTGTTGTGCCCCACGCGCGAGCTTGCCGAGCAAGTCAGCGGCGAGTTGCGCCGCTTGGCAAGGTTCATTCCGAATGTGAAGCTCGTGACCCTGTGCGGGGGTGTGCCCGTGCGCACGCAAACGCCCTCCCTCGTGCCCGCCCCGCAGATCGTGGTGGGGACCCCCGGCAGGCTCCTCGATCATCTCCGGCGCGACACCCTCGATTTGTCAGGTTTGCAGGTTCTCGTTTTGGATGAGGCGGATCGCATGTTGGACATGGGCTTTCTCGATGCCATCGACGACGTGGTCAAAGCCGCACCGCGGACACGCCAAACCTTCTTGTTTTCGGCGACCTATACGGACGAGGTTCGTCAGGTCAGCCGGCGCTTTCAAACGAAGCCCGCCGAGATCACGGTGGCTGCTCATGAAGCCGCCCCCGCCGTTCGCCAGGTGTTTCATGAAGTCTCACCGGAAGAGCGCCTGACGGCCTTGCGCTCGTTGCTGCTGGCAGCTGCCGGAGAGTCCGCGCTGGTGTTCTGCCATACCCGCAAGGACACGCGTGAGGTCGCGGCCGCGCTGCGCGCCGATGGGTTTGCGGCGCTGGCTCTTCATGGTGAGCTCGAGCAGCGTGAACGCGATGAGGTGTTGCTGCGCTTTGCGCATCGAAGCTGCACGATCTTGGTGGCCACCGACGTGGCGGCGCGCGGTCTCGACATCAAGGGGCTTCCCCTGGTGATCTCCTGGGAGCTGCCCCTCGATCCCCACATCCACGTGCACCGCATCGGCCGCACGGGGCGCGCGGGGCAGGAAGGGCTGGCTTTGGCTTTGTGTGCGCCTGGCGAGCGCGACCGTGCGGCGGCGATCGCTCTTCCGCACAAGCAGGCTCTGTCGTGGGAGCCCTTGCCCCCGCTGCCGGAAAACCGAACCCCGCCCGCGGCCCCTCGGGTCACCTGGGTCGTCGAGGGCGGGCGCCAAGACAAACTGCGTCCTGGCGATCTGTTGGGAGCCTTCGTGGCGGAGTTCGCGCTGACCGGGGACGCCGTGGGCAAGATCGATGTGGTCAAGGAACGTGCGTACATCTCCCTCGCGCCGGCGTTCACGTCCGAGCTCCAGGCGAAGCTGAAGGCGGGTCAGGGCAAGGTCAAAGTGAAGGGCAAGCTGTTTCGTATGTCGCTGCTGGCAGATCCGAGCCGAGGCCGCTCGTAA